The Mariprofundus ferrinatatus DNA window AGCCCGGTGGGGTTCATGTCCTTTGGAGCGAACAACATATCAACCTTTTATACCCCGCGCTTTGCCGCGCTGGTTAACATCAATGATAAAATCCTTGGCATCAGCATCGGCAAGGCAAAACAGCACATTATCGACAACAACAAACTGCTGCCTGCAAGGCCTGAACAGGACACCAATGAGTTTATCATTTACAACAGAGAAGCCGACAAGGTTATCAAGATAAGAACAACCAGCTCGGGCTCGCAAAGCCAACCTGCACAGCTAATGGCCGCGATCGATATTACGCAGGAACACAACCTGGACAGAATGAAGACCTATTTCATGTCCGCCGCATCACACGAACTTCGTACGCCGCTCTCCAGCGTATGCGGCTTTAGCGAACTACTGCTGGAGAGTGCAGATTTATTCTCCAGAGATGAGCAAAAGGAGATGCTGAGAAGCATCTACACTCAGGCCATGTCACTATCGGCGATCGTCACACAGCTTCTGGATGTCTCGCGAATCGAGTCCGGTCTAAAGCCAACCCCCCATCCTGAAACATTCGACCTCTCGAAACATATCGCACAGCTGATCTCCGCCTTCACCCCGAGGGAGAGAAACCATTCCATCGAATACGCGTGTGGCGAAGCGTGCGAAATCAACTCGGACCCCGAGTTCATTAACAGGATTATAACAAACCTGCTCAGTAACGCCTGCAAATATTCGGAGCATGGATTGACAGTTGAGATTGCGTTAAAGCGGCAGCAGCTCAAAGAGAGGGATGGCTACGCAATAAGAATCACGGATCATGGCATTGGCATGGCGAAGGAAGACCGTGAAAAGGTGTTTGACAAATTCTTCCGCGCCGACAAATCCAGAAAGGTTCAAGGCATGGGACTGGGCCTGCATATCACCAGGCAGCTGACTGATGCGCTTCAAGGCTTTGTCTGCCTTGATGCAGGAGAGGATGGCGGAACCGTGGCGCATATCTGGCTACCGGAAGAGATAGAGGAGAAAAGCGATGCATAAAATAAAACCTTCTAACAGCGCACTCATTCTGATCGGCTACCAGAATGACTACTTTTCCGAGGATGGCATTCTTCGCAAGGTCATTGAAGAGTCAGACATCAGCAACAATGCCTTACAAAATTCGCTGGCGTTCATACGTTCGCAACTCGATACCGGGCTATTGATGATTCATACGCCGATTGTATTCACAAAAGATTACTCCGAGCTGGTGGAGCCGGTTGGCATCCTCGCCGCCATCAAGCAGTTCAAGGCCTTTCAGGCAGGGGAAATAGGTTGTAAGACAATCCCTGAAATCAAGCAGTTCGACACCCGAATTCAAGAAATTCCGGGGAAACGGGGGCTGAATGCCTTCTCCAATACAGACCTTGAGAAAACCCTGAACGAGAAGGGTATTCGAAATATCATTCTGGCTGGCGCAGTCACCTCGATCTGTATCGACTCAACCGGGCGGGCTGCATTCGAGCACGGTTACAATGTCATTGTTCTTGAAGACTGCACCTGCGGCAGAACCAACACTGAGCAGGACTTCTTCTGCAAAGAGATCTTCCCGCTATATGCAACTGTCATGAACATCCAGGAGCTTGGCAAGGCCTTGAAAGCCAATATATAAACCCGGTAACGACCCAAAATGACAAATTAACCGCGGCCGCTGGATCGGCAGCCTTGGGCTATGCAGGGCAACTTTTTCTTTGTGAAGAAGAACGACTCCCGGGGAATTCAAGGCACATAATTATGCCGGCGGGATGCTGATGGTATCCCTCGCCCTCGAGCGGATCGCGAGTAACTACTGATCATTCATGGATAAAGCCA harbors:
- a CDS encoding PAS domain-containing sensor histidine kinase, with translation MWDWNIQTGEVYFSPRWIEMLGYAPGEIAPHVSSWEYLVHPDDMPEVMQVLQQHLDGKIDSYETTHRVKNKEGEWQWIQDRGKIVEYDNNGSPLRAVGTHLDVSGRIKTEQSLAKRTDQLERANLELDEILNISPVGFMSFGANNISTFYTPRFAALVNINDKILGISIGKAKQHIIDNNKLLPARPEQDTNEFIIYNREADKVIKIRTTSSGSQSQPAQLMAAIDITQEHNLDRMKTYFMSAASHELRTPLSSVCGFSELLLESADLFSRDEQKEMLRSIYTQAMSLSAIVTQLLDVSRIESGLKPTPHPETFDLSKHIAQLISAFTPRERNHSIEYACGEACEINSDPEFINRIITNLLSNACKYSEHGLTVEIALKRQQLKERDGYAIRITDHGIGMAKEDREKVFDKFFRADKSRKVQGMGLGLHITRQLTDALQGFVCLDAGEDGGTVAHIWLPEEIEEKSDA
- a CDS encoding cysteine hydrolase family protein, with the translated sequence MHKIKPSNSALILIGYQNDYFSEDGILRKVIEESDISNNALQNSLAFIRSQLDTGLLMIHTPIVFTKDYSELVEPVGILAAIKQFKAFQAGEIGCKTIPEIKQFDTRIQEIPGKRGLNAFSNTDLEKTLNEKGIRNIILAGAVTSICIDSTGRAAFEHGYNVIVLEDCTCGRTNTEQDFFCKEIFPLYATVMNIQELGKALKANI